In the genome of Thiorhodovibrio winogradskyi, the window TTGAACTCGACGAGCCGGCGATCGAAGAAACCCTGAGCGCGGCCCTGGCCTTGTCGGAGGCGACGCCCCCGGCCGGTGAGCCGAGCGCGGAGGTGGCAAGCGAGCAGCCCTATGCGCAAGCGCACGACTGGGAAGACAGCCGCTATGCCGGCATCTTCCCCATCCTCATGGTCCTGATCAGCCAATGGCACTGGTTGAGCGGGGTAATGCGCCTGTTCGGCAACGGCTGGAAGCTGTTCATGGTCTTCGCCCTCATGGGTGTCTGTAACATCCGCTCCATCGAACAACTCAAGCACGTGCGCCGTGACGAGGCCGGGCGGATGCTGGGGATTGGCACCCTGCCGTGCCTGGAGACTATTTGGGGCTGGTTCCATGAGGTCGCCAAGCATGGCCGCGCCGCCGTGCTGGTGGCGGCGTTTTCCGACGACCAGCTCCAGCGCGGCTTGGTCGGCACGGATGTGTGGTTCACCGATGGCCATCTGCTGCCCTATACCGGCATGCACAAGGTTCATGCCAGTTACCATACCCAGCGGCGCATGCCCACGCCCGGGCAGACCAATCTGGTCACCTGCGATGCGCGGGGGCGGGTGGTGTGCTTTGAGATTCAGGAAGGCAAAGGCGATCTGCGCGGGCGCATTCTCGCCTTGGGCGAGTATGCGCGTGAGCAGGGATTGGGCGTGATGCCTTTGCAGGTGTTTGACCGCGAAGGCGACGGGCTGGAGTTCTTCTCCACCCTGGTCGCCACCGACACGCCCTTTGTGACCTGGGAGAAGAACGTCGATGCGGCGCGCTTGCGCGGGTTGGAGGAGGAACGCTTTACCGAGACGCTCACGTTGAACGGGACTGAGTACCGGCTGCTCGAGGAGGAGAAGGTCTGCACCGATCCCCTGAAGCCCGCGCCCTGCGCAGCGGAGTCTGAGCCAACGTTCAAACTGCGCCGGGTCGTCATCTGGAATCTGCGCACCGGGCATCGCACCAGTGTGGTGTGCTGGGATGGCGCCCTGGGGCTAACGCCGGTGGCGATCGCCACGGCCATGCTCAGTCGCTGGGGCGCCTCGGAGAATACCTTCAAGCACCTCCAGGAGCGTCACCCCTATCATTACCATCCGGGATTTGGGGTGAGTGAGAGCGAGAAACAGGACATTGCCAATCCGGCGATCAAGGCGATTGACGCGCAGCGCCAGGCCCTCAAAACCCAGCTCAACCGTCTCTACAAGCAACAAACCAAGTGCAAGCCTGGAATCAAGAAAGACGGGACCCTGCGCGCGAACAGCAAACACCAGCGCATCGCCGCGGAGATCGCCGCCGCCGAGGCGGAGCTGGCGCGGCTGAAGGACGAACGCGATCAGTTACCCGAGCGCGTCGATGTCAGCACCTTGAGCGATTACCGCTCCTTTCAGGCGATCGACAATGACGGCAAGAACCTGTTCGATGTCGTCACCAGTTCGGTCTGGAATGCCCGCTGCCAGCTCATCGATTGGCTCGAGCCGGTCTATGCCAAAGACAGTGATCGGGTCGATCTGCTCTATGCGATTCTCAACTGCCACGGCTGGATTCGCAGCGATGCCCGCTCGGTGGTGGTCCGTCTGGAGCCGCTGCAGCAACCGGCGCGCCGCGCTGCTCAGGAGCAGCTGTGCCGCAAGCTCACCGGTCTGGGCGCGCGGATCCCCGGCGGGAAGTGGCTGCGCATCGAGGTCGGCGACGCGCCGCTTTGATGCGGCGTCGCTTTGGGCTTTGGGCGCTGTCCAAAAATCAGGGGCCTTTTGGGGCGATATTGGGAGGTCTGTTGACATGGGGTCCACCTCACTTCAACACCGACCAGGGCGCGCAGTTTACCAGCCTCGCCTTCACCCAGGTGTTGCGTGACGCCGAGGTGGCCATCAGCATGGATGGGCGCGGCAGAGCCCTGGACAACGTCTTCGTCGAGCGTCTGTGGCGCAGCGTCAAATGGGAGGACATTTACCCCAAGGGCTATGAGACGCTCTCAGAGCTGTTCATGGGCCTCTCGGCGTATTTCCCCTTCTACAACGGTGAACGCCCTCACCAGGGGCTTGGCTACCGAACGCCGGACGATGTGCATGTGAGCGGCAAAGGAGGTGGTGTCGTGGTTGCTGATCACTTTGGCGATCACCCGCCAGCGGAGTCGTCGGCTCCGCTACGCTCCGCCGACGACTCCGCTGGCGAAGAACTGGGGCAGCGCCAATCCGCTGCGACTGAACTGGGCGCGCTAACTTAAATTCGGGGGAAAACTGTCCTTGACATGGGGTCCACCTCAGAGCTCTCCTACACTGGCATCGGCAACCTCGACTTTACCGAGGCGGGAGCCAGCAAAGGGTTCTACCTCCGCCTGCCATCGCCGATCCAGGAGCCGATGACGATTGCCTTCGACGTCCAAGGCTCAGAGTTCGAGCGCACCTTCTTGGATGGCTCGGTCGGCGATGATTTTTTCTTTCCATTCATGTCCTTTACTGATCAGGGCGTATTCTCTGACGTCATTTACCTGACCATGACCATGAGCAGCACCAATACCGGCTGGGATGCCTCCATCGATTTGCTGGAAACCCGCCCGACACCGACGGATGTACCCATCCCGGGAACACTGTCGTTGCTGACCCTGGGCCTCGTTGGACTGCGTCTGCGGCGCCGTAACCGCAATGAAGAAACCCCAGAAGCCTAAAGAAACCTTCAGCCGTTCTTGCCGGGCCGGATTGCCCGGCCCTGTTCAATCATGGACTTCAATCACGGACTTCGGCGCGGCTGAACGCCCCGGGCCCTGGCGGCGCAATAAAAAAACCTGGGCATGTCCGCATGGGCGGCGAATGACTGAAGCATCAGTCTGCCCCCAATCACCCATCACGATCAGGAGCGTATGAGATGACAAACAAAGATGAAATCATTAGCAACATGAAGACCCAGCTCGATGAATGGAACACCGAAATCGACGCCATGGAGGCACGGGCGGATGAGGTCTCGGCCGACCGGCGCGAGGATTTCGACAAGGAATTGCTGGCCCTGCGGGAGCTGCGTGACAACGGCAAAATCAAGCTTGAGGAATTAAAGTCCGCCGGTGAAGGCACCTGGGGCCGGGTGAAGCACGAAGCCGATCACCTGTGGGATGCCTTAAAGGCATCCGCGGTCGCCTTCCAGAGGCAGTACAAGTAGAGCACCCGTGGTTGGTGTGGTCCGACGCCGGCGGCCATGGTTGGCCTCTTGATCGGCGGGTATTGTGCCTGGCAACTGACCGGCGGCAATTGCCAGCGCCACGAAGCATGAGGATCGCATGGGTCCATTGAGGTGCCAACAGATGTGCCTTTGGACCCTTGCGAAGACACGCACCCCCGACATCCTGATAGACATCCTGATAGACATCCTGACTGGAGTTTGACAATGAAACACAGAAGCCTTCGCTCGACCTCGACCACTGCACTCGGCCTCATCGGAACTGTCTTGACCCTAGGCGCCTTCGCCCAAGCGCCACAGGGCGCCTATGGTCCTGGCGGGGACATGGAACCTGGCTATGGTCCGGCCTATGGTCAGGGCATGGACCCGGGCATGAGACCGGGTTACGGATATGGCCAGGGTATGGACCCGGGCATGAGACCGGGTTACGGGTATGGCCAGGGTATGGACCCGGGCATGAGACCGGGTTACGGATATGGCCAGGGCATGGACCCGGGCATGAGACCGGGTTACGGTTATGGCCAGGGCATGGACCCGGGCATGAGACCGGGTTACGGCTATGGCCAGGGCATGAGACCGGGCCAGGGTTATGGTCAGGGTCAGGGTCAGGGCCAGGGCATGGATCCGAGCATGAACCCTGGTTTCAATCCTGAGTCCGATCAAAGCGCGGGTTCCGAGCGGGACCCCA includes:
- a CDS encoding helix-turn-helix domain-containing protein: MTQIELLAEPAGALDRAVRFELGGGYALHLPRGPRALGTLYHRGTPIKQVNLRDNAERRLLAVELMQKGVNQSRLAEALQLSRQTLHNYRESYREFGVQGLLHGYSPATSKDEELHRHLNVNKRRPGSKARELEALRRAKREQAEGEGQAELDWDAEARFELDEPAIEETLSAALALSEATPPAGEPSAEVASEQPYAQAHDWEDSRYAGIFPILMVLISQWHWLSGVMRLFGNGWKLFMVFALMGVCNIRSIEQLKHVRRDEAGRMLGIGTLPCLETIWGWFHEVAKHGRAAVLVAAFSDDQLQRGLVGTDVWFTDGHLLPYTGMHKVHASYHTQRRMPTPGQTNLVTCDARGRVVCFEIQEGKGDLRGRILALGEYAREQGLGVMPLQVFDREGDGLEFFSTLVATDTPFVTWEKNVDAARLRGLEEERFTETLTLNGTEYRLLEEEKVCTDPLKPAPCAAESEPTFKLRRVVIWNLRTGHRTSVVCWDGALGLTPVAIATAMLSRWGASENTFKHLQERHPYHYHPGFGVSESEKQDIANPAIKAIDAQRQALKTQLNRLYKQQTKCKPGIKKDGTLRANSKHQRIAAEIAAAEAELARLKDERDQLPERVDVSTLSDYRSFQAIDNDGKNLFDVVTSSVWNARCQLIDWLEPVYAKDSDRVDLLYAILNCHGWIRSDARSVVVRLEPLQQPARRAAQEQLCRKLTGLGARIPGGKWLRIEVGDAPL
- a CDS encoding sll1863 family stress response protein, which translates into the protein MTNKDEIISNMKTQLDEWNTEIDAMEARADEVSADRREDFDKELLALRELRDNGKIKLEELKSAGEGTWGRVKHEADHLWDALKASAVAFQRQYK